Proteins encoded within one genomic window of Camelina sativa cultivar DH55 chromosome 19, Cs, whole genome shotgun sequence:
- the LOC104764014 gene encoding putative syntaxin-131 — protein sequence MNDLLKGSLEFSRDRSNRSDIESGHGPGNSGDLGLSGFFKKVQEIEKQYEKLDKHLKKLQGAHEETKAVTKAPAMKSIKQRMERDVDEVGRISRFIKGKIEELDQENLENRTKPGCGKGTGVDRTRTATTIAVKKKFKEKISEFQTLRHNIQQEYREVVERRVFTVTGQRADEETVDRLIETGDSEQIFQKAIREQGRGQIMDTLAEIQERHDAVRDLEKKLLNLQQVFLDMAVLVDAQGEMLDNIENMVSSSVDHVQSGNNNLAKAVKSQKSSRKWMCIAILILLIIIIITVISVLKPWTQKNGA from the exons ATGAACGACCTCTTGAAG GGCTCGTTAGAGTTTTCCAGGGATCGCTCTAATAGAAGCGATATTGAGTCAGGACATGGCCCAGGTAACTCTGGAGATCTAGGGCTCTCTGGTTTCTTCAAAAAA GTCCAAGAAATCGAAAAGCAatatgagaagcttgacaagcaTCTCAAGAAGCTTCAAGGAGCACACGAGGAGACGAAAGCCGTCACTAAGGCTCCTGCTATGAAAT CAATCAAACAGAGGATGGAGAGAGATGTTGATGAAGTGGGAAGAATTTCTCGTTTCATCAAAGGAAAGATCGAAGAACTGGATCAAGAG AATCTGGAGAACCGGACTAAACCGGGTTGTGGGAAAGGAACAGGTGTAGACAGAACAAGAACAGCCACAACTAT TGCGGTTAAGAAAAAATTTAAGGAAAAGATATCTGAATTCCAA ACTCTAAGACATAACATTCAACAAGAATACAGAGAAGTTGTAGAGAGGCGTGTGTTCACAG TGACTGGCCAACGAGCTGATGAAGAG ACAGTTGATAGATTGATCGAAACTGGAGACAGTGAGCAGATATTCCAGAAAGCGATCAGGGAGCAAGGACGAGGACAG ATAATGGATACACTGGCCGAGATTCAGGAACGCCATGACGCTGTTAGAGATTTAGAGAAGAAACTCCTTAACCTGCAACAG GTGTTTCTCGATATGGCCGTGCTGGTGGATGCACAGGGAGAGATGTTAGACAACATAGAGAATATG GTCTCGAGCTCTGTAGATCATGTTCAATCCGGGAACAACAACCTAGCAAAGGCAGTAAAAAGCCAGAAGAGTTCAAGGAAATGGATGTGCATTGCCATCCTTATTCTTcttatcatcattatcattactGTTATCTCTGTTCTCAAACCATGGACACAGAAAAATGGTGCCTAa
- the LOC109130763 gene encoding uncharacterized protein LOC109130763, whose product MEKISKKCVFLVVISVMSTVTIRNVEAKRLLHEEISQMKLHHEVPTQVITPQRFHCETGYYIKCVPDPFFVICLCQC is encoded by the exons ATGGAGAAAATATCAAAGAAGTGTGTTTTCCTAGTTGTTATATCCG TGATGAGTACCGTAACAATTCGAAATGTTGAGGCAAAACGTTTATTACATGAAGAAATATCTCAAATGAAGCTGCATCATGAAGTTCCAACGCAAGTTATTACACCACAAAGATTTCACTGCGAAACAGGGTATTATATAAAATGTGTTCCCGATCCATTTTTTGTTATATGCCTTTGTCAATgctaa
- the LOC104764015 gene encoding auxin-responsive protein SAUR23: MALVRSIFSAKKIPGGSLARTSKAPKGFLAVYVGENQEKKQRYFVPVSYLNQPSFQSLLSKGEEEFGFDHPMGGLTICCPAYTFISITSQI, encoded by the coding sequence atggctttaGTGAGAAGTATCTTCAGTGCAAAGAAGATTCCTGGCGGCTCCTTAGCAAGAACGAGCAAAGCACCAAAAGGGTTTCTTGCGGTATACGTCGGTGAGAACcaagagaagaagcagagatacTTTGTACCAGTCTCATACTTGAACCAGCCTTCATTTCAGTCTCTTCTAAGTAAAGGCGAAGAAGAGTTTGGATTTGATCATCCTATGGGCGGCTTGACGATTTGTTGTCCTGCATATACTTTTATCAGTATAACTTCTCAGATCTAA
- the LOC104764016 gene encoding auxin-responsive protein SAUR21, with the protein MAMVRSLFVEKKIFGGSLAGTRKTTSAPKGFLAVYVGECQKKQRYLVPVSYLSQPLFQALLSKSEEEFGYDHPMGGLTIPCLEDTFLTVTSRIQG; encoded by the coding sequence ATGGCTATGGTGAGAAGTCTCTTTGTTGAAAAGAAGATATTTGGAGGCTCCTTAGCAGGAACGAGGAAAACAACTTCAGCACCAAAAGGGTTTCTTGCAGTGTACGTAGGAGAGTGCCAGAAGAAGCAGAGATACTTAGTGCCAGTCTCATACTTGAGCCAGCCATTGTTTCAAGCTCTTCTCAGTAAATCCGAGGAAGAGTTCGGATATGATCATCCGATGGGTGGTTTGACGATCCCTTGTCTTGAAGATACTTTCCTTACAGTAACTTCTCGGATCCAAGGATAA
- the LOC104764017 gene encoding auxin-responsive protein SAUR21, producing the protein MALVRSLFSAKKILGGSLARTSSKTPPKGFLAVYVGESQKKQSRHFIPVSYLNEPSFQDLLSKAEEEFGFDHPMGGLTIPCPEDTFISITSQLQG; encoded by the coding sequence ATGGCTTTGGTGAGAAGTCTCTTTAGCGCAAAGAAGATTCTTGGCGGCTCTCTAGCAAGAACAAGCAGCAAGACACCACCAAAAGGGTTTCTTGCGGTGTACGTCGGTGAGAGCCAGAAGAAGCAGAGTCGACACTTTATACCAGTCTCATACTTGAACGAACCTTCATTTCAAGATCTTCTAAGTAAAGCCgaagaagagtttggttttGACCATCCGATGGGTGGCTTGACAATCCCTTGTCCTGAAGATACTTTTATCAGTATAACGTCTCAGCtccaaggatga
- the LOC104764018 gene encoding probable disease resistance protein RPP1, with protein sequence MNSNPSSSSSSSLRRNWLHHVFPSFHGADVRRSFLSHILKELRSKGIDSFIDNDIMRGEFIGPELEKAIKGSRIAIVLLSSNYASSSWCLDELAEIIKCKEDLGQTVMTIFYEVDSTDVQNQAGHFGEVFRKTCNAKTKEHFERWIDALVQVAQIAGYHSTNWATEAEMIEDIATDVLKMLTKNSTPSRDLDGFIGTGSHMEKMKPLLCIDSNNNEARMIGIWGPHGIGKTTIARCLFDEYSGSFELSVFMENIKSMYTTPICLDDYTTKLDLQQKFMSLIINEKDIRIRHLGVAQERLKNKKVLVILDDVDQLVQLEAIAKDTRWFGPGSRIIITTQDLKLLKAHGVDHIYKVGASTESLQIFCTYAFGQNSPKDGFEMLAREATVLAGQIPLRLRVVGSYFRRKSPCEKMWEKALVELRSRLDIEIETVLKFSYDALCEKDKDLFLHLTCFFNFGSIEIIESYLAKTFLDFRQGIDVLVEKSLVSIVSGYLEIDHLLVQLGREIVRKKYGTEPGKYSIRKPAKRKFLVDSRDIFQVLSDDTADSTSVIGLDLSLSETDDDEIDISERAFERMSNLQFLRISGACDVLFFPQSLNSISRKLRYINWMYFPMPSLPSNFDPKFLINLSMQMSQLEELWGGDLQLRNLKWVNLSHSKNLKELPNLSNAINLEVLDLTGCSSLVELPSFHEATNLTSLHLSECSSLVELPSSIGNTTLLKELNLANCSTLVELPFSFGNLHNLWKLTMDGCSKLKVLPININLKSLEELYLRNCSLLKTFPEISTNIKLLKLNGTPIEEVPLATRSWSRFEELHMSYCENLKDSPHALNSITDLHLTNTEIQELGPWVKGFSRLRRLLLNGSQKLVSLPHLPDSLLLLDAENCESLERLDSSFRNPDTSLNFFKCFKLNQDARDLIIQASNSAVAVIPGEEVPAYFSDRATGGTVTVKLNEWPLQKPLRFKACVVLVNKVDNEPRGVQITSVSYKIIDKKNGVIVPCIPEHLPLPRAVTFTGHLYTFGLEVDGTSNELSFEFTVFSKSWDIKECGVLQLS encoded by the exons atgaactcaaacccttcatcatcatcatcatcatctttgcgTCGTAATTGGTTACACCATGTGTTCCCGAGCTTCCACGGTGCAGATGTCCGGAGATCGTTTCTTAGTCACATTCTGAAGGAGCTAAGAAGCAAAGGAATTGACTCATTCATTGATAATGATATCATGAGAGGAGAATTTATCGGCCCTGAGCTCGAAAAAGCGATCAAAGGATCAAGGATAGCCATTGTCTTGCTCTCGAGTAATTACGCTTCATCGTCTTGGTGTCTTGATGAATTGGCGGAGATCATCAAGTGCAAGGAAGATTTGGGTCAAACAGTGATGACTATTTTCTATGAAGTGGATTCAACTGACGTCCAGAATCAGGCCGGGCATTTTGGGGAAGTCTTTAGAAAAACTTGTAATGCTAAAACAAAGGAGCACTTTGAGAGATGGATAGATGCCTTGGTACAAGTAGCCCAAATCGCTGGCTATCATTCAACCAACTG GGCTACTGAAGCAGAGATGATTGAAGATATTGCCACTGATGTTTTGAAAATGTTGACTAAGAATTCAACGCCATCAAGGGATTTAGACGGCTTCATTGGAACGGGATCTCATATGGAGAAGATGAAACCGTTGTTATGCATAGACTCTAATAATAATGAAGCAAGGATGATTGGGATCTGGGGTCCTCATGGGATTGGTAAGACCACCATTGCCAGATGTCTTTTTGACGAATACTCTGGCAGCTTTGAGTTGAGTGTCTTTATGGAGAATATCAAATCAATGTATACAACACCAATTTGTTTAGATGACTACACTACAAAGTTGGATTTGCAGCAAAAGTTCATGTCTCTTATAATCAACGAAAAGGATATCAGGATTCGTCATTTAGGAGTTGCACAAGAAAGGCTCAAGAACAAGAAAGTTCTTGTTATTCTCGATGACGTCGATCAATTAGTTCAACTAGAAGCCATTGCAAAAGATACTCGGTGGTTTGGTCCTGGAAGTCGGATTATCATTACAACACAAGATCTGAAACTTTTGAAGGCTCATGGGGTTGATCATATTTACAAGGTTGGTGCTTCTACTGAGTCTCTTCAAATCTTCTGTACGTATGCTTTCGGACAAAACTCCCCTAAAGATGGTTTTGAGATGCTTGCCCGAGAAGCTACAGTTCTTGCTGGTCAAATCCCTTTGAGACTAAGGGTTGTCGGCTCTTATTTTCGAAGGAAATCCCCCTGCGAGAAGATGTGGGAAAAGGCACTAGTCGAGTTAAGGAGTCGCCTTGACATAGAAATTGAAACTGTTTTAAAGTTCAGCTACGATGCCTTGTGTGAGAAAGATAAAGATTTATTCCTTCATCTAACTTGTTTTTTCAACTTTGGAAGTATTGAGATTATAGAAAGTTATCTTGCCAAAACGTTTCTTGACTTCAGGCAAGGGATTGACGTCTTAGTCGAGAAATCTCTCGTATCCATTGTCTCTGGATATTTAGAGATAGATCATTTGCTAGTTCAACTTGGAAGAGAAATTGTGCGAAAAAAATATGGTACTGAACCTGGGAAATATTCCATTCGCAAGCCTGCAAAACGCAAGTTTTTGGTTGATTCAAGAGATATTTTTCAAGTACTAAGTGATGATACAGCA GATAGTACCAGTGTTATAGGACTAGATCTCAGTTTATCTGAGACCGACGACGACGAAATTGATATAAGTGAAAGAGCCTTTGAAAGAATGTCTAATCTCCAATTCTTAAGAATCAGTGGCGCGTGCGATGTATTGTTCTTTCCCCAAAGTCTGAACTCTATATCTAGAAAGCTTAGATATATAAATTGGATGTATTTCCCAATGCCATCTTTGCCTTCTAATTTTGATCCGAAGTTCCTCATCAACCTAAGCATGCAGATGAGCCAGCTTGAGGAGTTGTGGGGCGGAGATCTA CAGCTTAGAAATCTGAAGTGGGTGAATTTGAGTCATTCCAAAAACCTGAAGGAGCTTCCTAATCTTTCAAATGCCATTAACCTTGAGGTATTGGATCTCACTGGATGTTCAAGTCTAGTCGAGCTCCCTTCCTTCCATGAAGCCACTAATCTTACGAGTTTGCATCTTAGTGAATGTTCCAGTCTTGTGGAGCTCCCCTCCTCCATCGGAAATACCACTCTTCTCAAGGAATTGAATCTCGCTAATTGCTCAACTCTAGTGGAGCTACCTTTCTCATTTGGAAACCTTCACAATTTATGGAAGTTGACAATGGATGGGTGCTCAAAGCTAAAGGTTCTTCCGATCAACATCAACTTGAAGTCTCTTGAGGAACTTTATCTCAGAAATTGCTCGCTCTTGAAAACGTTTCCTGAGATTTCCACGAATATTAAACTTCTCAAGCTCAATGGGACTCCAATAGAAGAAGTGCCCTTGGCGACTAGATCATGGTCTCGTTTTGAAGAATTACATATGTCATACTGTGAAAACCTCAAGGACTCACCGCATGCTCTTAACAGTATCACAGATTTGCACTTGACTAATACAGAAATACAGGAGCTTGGTCCATGGGTCAAGGGATTCTCTCGTCTACGTCGGCTTTTACTAAACGGATCACAGAAGCTGGTATCACTCCCACATCTTCCGGATTCCCTGTTGCTCTTAGATGCAGAAAACTGTGAGTCCCTAGAGAGACTAGATTCATCCTTTCGCAATCCAGATACTTCTCTCAACTTCTTTAAATGCTTCAAACTAAATCAAGACGCGAGAGATCTCATCATCCAAGCATCTAATAGTGCAGTTGCAGTCATACCCGGTGAAGAAGTGCCTGCCTACTTTAGTGACCGAGCAACTGGAGGTACCGTAACGGTGAAGCTGAATGAGTGGCCTCTTCAGAAACCCTTGAGATTTAAGGCTTGCGTTGTGCTGGTTAATAAGGTTGACAATGAGCCTCGTGGTGTGCAGATAACGTCTGTGTCATATAAGATCATCGACAAAAAGAATGGCGTCATTGTTCCATGTATACCAGAACACCTCCCTCTACCTCGCGCTGTAACATTTACAGGGCATTTGTACACCTTTGGTTTAGAAGTAGATGGGACTTCCAACGAGCTTTCCTTTGAATTCACAGTCTTTAGTAAATCATGGGATATTAAAGAATGTGGGGTACTCCAACTTTCTTAA
- the LOC109125108 gene encoding probable disease resistance protein RPP1 yields the protein MISNSSSSLHRTWLHNVFPSFHGADVQKSFLSHIWKEFRRKGIEPYIHDDTVRGEVIGPELQKTIQGSKIALVLLSKRYASSPWCLDELTEIMKCKKNLGQTVMAIFYEVDPTDVKKQAGDFGKVFRQTCEGKTTEVIGEWSQALTEVATIAGYHSINWATEAEMIEDIATDVSNKLINSTPSRDIDDFVGMEAHMEKLKQLLCLESDEVRMIGIWGPPGIGKSTIVRCLFNQLFESNNKFQQSVFLDNVRATYAIPFCSGHYAAKMDNLQQNFMSQITNHKNIQSPHLKAQEDKVKDKKVLVVLDDVDQSLHLEAIAKETGWFGPGSRIIVTTQDPNLLKAHGINDIYKVGFPEEKELKEIFCMYAFGQRFPKDGFENLVWEIIHLAGKLPLALRVIGSYLRGMCMQQWQKALPTLRSRLDGKIESVLMFSYDALCEEHKYLFLFLTSLFPYGKIEKIEDFLPKKTFSNFRQGIEVLVEKSLISIVFGSLEIDSLLIQLGREIVRRKYGSKPSIRKPGKRQFLHDERDICEVLSDDTAGSSNVIGIKLTLSSMTEDEEFYISERAFERMSNLQFLTIGGDCSRLHFPPSLNSISRNLISLNWDQYPMTCLPSNFYPQSLISLTMTGSKLEKLWDKNKKLKNLKIMNLSSKSLKELPDLSTATNLEDLRLGGCSSLVKLTDLSAVTNLEILILDDCSSLVELPSLENATNLKTLSLKSCSSLVELPSSIGKAINLKDLTLDGCSNLIELPSSVGSLDELLMLFMNGCSKLKVLPININMKSLTELHLRNCSVLETFPEISTNIKKLHLTRTAIEEVPLGVRSWSRLEELHMSYCENLKDSPHALDSITDLHLTDTSIKELGPWVEGFSRLRRLLLNGSQKLESLPQLPDSLLFLDAENCVSLERLDCSFRNPEMSLNFYKCFKLNQEARDVILQASNRPVAVLPGGEVPAYFSHRATGSSVTVKLDERSLDKSLRFKACIMLVEKVHNAPPYSSYSMYVSFKVMDKQNGLIVPCPPGHLHIPCAATFIGHLYTFDLEVDVTSNELCFELTVYSNEWEVKECGVLQLS from the exons atgatttcaaattcttcatcttctctccatCGCACTTGGTTACACAATGTCTTCCCGAGCTTCCACGGTGCAGATGTCCAAAAATCTTTTCTTAGTCATATTTGGAAGGAGTTCAGACGTAAAGGAATCGAACCATACATTCATGACGATACGGTGAGAGGAGAAGTTATCGGCCCTGAACTTCAAAAAACGATCCAAGGATCGAAGATCGCACTTGTCTTGCTCTCGAAAAGATACGCTTCTTCGCCGTGGTGTCTTGACGAATTGACCGAGATTATGAAGTGCAAGAAAAATTTGGGTCAAACAGTGATGGCCATTTTCTATGAGGTGGATCCAACTGACGTCAAGAAACAGGCTGGGGATTTTGGGAAAGTCTTCAGACAAACTTGTGAAGGTAAAACAACCGAGGTTATTGGGGAATGGAGTCAGGCTCTGACCGAAGTGGCCACAATCGCTGGTTACCATTCAATAAACTG GGCTACTGAAGCGGAAATGATCGAAGATATTGCCACTGATGTTTCGAATAAGTTGATTAATTCGACGCCTTCAAGGGATATCGACGACTTCGTTGGGATGGAAGCTCATATGGAGAAATTGAAACAATTGTTATGTCTAGAGTCAGATGAAGTGAGGATGATAGGGATCTGGGGTCCTCCTGGGATTGGCAAGAGCACCATTGTCAGATGTCTTTTTAACCAACTATTTGAATCTAACAATAAATTTCAGCAGAGCGTCTTCCTAGATAATGTCAGAGCAACGTATGCAATACCCTTTTGTTCAGGTCACTACGCTGCTAAGATGGATAATTTGCAACAAAACTTCATGTCTCAAATAACCAACCACAAGAATATACAGAGTCCTCATTTAAAAGCTCAAGAAGATAAGGTGAAGGACAAGAAAGTTCTGGTTGTTCTTGATGACGTTGATCAGTCTCTACATCTAGAAGCCATAGCAAAAGAAACTGGGTGGTTTGGTCCCGGTAGTCGGATCATCGTTACAACGCAAGATCCAAATCTTTTGAAGGCACATGGTATCAACGACATCTACAAGGTCGGTTTCCCTGAAGAGAAGGAGCTTAAAGAAATCTTTTGTATGTATGCTTTTGGTCAAAGATTTCCTAAAGATGGTTTCGAGAATTTGGTCTGGGAAATTATACATCTTGCCGGTAAACTCCCTTTGGCACTAAGAGTTATTGGCTCTTATCTACGGGGAATGTGCATGCAACAGTGGCAAAAGGCACTACCAACATTAAGATCTCGCCTTGATGGAAAAATCGAGAGTGTTTTAATGTTCAGCTACGATGCATTATGTGAGgaacataaatatttatttcttttcttaacTTCCCTTTTCCCATAtggaaaaattgagaaaatagaAGATTTTCTTCCGAAGAAGACATTCTCAAACTTTAGGCAAGGGATTGAGGTATTAGTGGAGAAATCTCTCATATCCATTGTCTTCGGATCTCTAGAGATAGACAGTTTGCTCATCCAACTGGGAAGAGAAATTGTGAGAAGAAAATATGGTAGTAAGCCTTCCATTCGTAAGCCTGGAAAACGTCAGTTTTTGCATGATGAAAGAGATATTTGTGAAGTACTGAGTGATGATACAGCT GGTAGTAGCAATGTCATAGGCATAAAACTCACATTATCGTCTATGACTGAGGACGAAGAATTTTATATAAGTGAAAGAGCATTTGAAAGGATGTCTAACCTCCAGTTCTTAACTATTGGTGGTGATTGCAGTAGACTGCACTTTCCGCCAAGTCTGAACTCCATATCTCGAAATCTTATATCACTAAATTGGGATCAGTATCCTATGACATGTTTGCCTTCTAATTTTTATCCACAGTCCCTCATCAGTCTAACCATGACGGGAAGCAAGCTTGAGAAGTTGTGGGACAAAAATAAA AAGCTTAAAAATCTCAAGATTATGAATTTAAGTTCTAAAAGCTTGAAGGAGCTTCCGGATCTCTCAACTGCCACTAACCTGGAAGATTTGCGTCTAGGAGGATGTTCAAGTCTAGTGAAGCTTACTGATCTTTCAGCTGTCACTAATCTCGAAATCTTGATTTTAGACGACTGCTCAAGTCTAGTGGAGCTCCCCTCCCTCGAGAATGCCACTAATCTTAAGACACTGAGTCTTAAGAGCTGTTCAAGTCTTGTGGAGCTCCCATCCTCCATTGGAAAAGCCATTAATCTAAAAGATCTGACTCTCGATGGTTGCTCAAATCTAATAGAGCTCCCTTCATCAGTTGGGAGCCTTGATGAATTGTTGATGTTGTTTATGAATGGTTGCTCAAAGCTAAAGGTTCTTCCaatcaacatcaacatgaagtcTCTTACGGAACTGCATCTCAGAAATTGCTCGGTCTTGGAAACTTTTCCTGAGATTtccacaaacataaaaaaacttCATCTCACTCGGACTGCAATAGAAGAAGTTCCCTTGGGGGTTAGGTCATGGTCCCGTCTTGAAGAATTGCATATGTCATACTGCGAAAACCTCAAGGACTCGCCACATGCTCTTGACAGTATCACAGATTTGCACTTAACTGATACAAGTATAAAAGAGCTTGGTCCGTGGGTCGAAGGATTCTCTCGTCTACGTCGACTTTTACTAAACGGATCGCAGAAGCTGGAATCACTCCCACAGCTTCCGGATTCCCTTTTGTTTCTGGATGCAGAAAACTGTGTCTCCCTAGAGAGACTAGATTGCTCTTTCCGTAATCCAGAGATGTCTCTCAACTTCTATAAATGCTTCAAACTGAATCAAGAAGCGAGAGATGTCATCCTCCAGGCATCAAATCGTCCAGTAGCAGTCTTACCCGGTGGAGAAGTGCCTGCCTACTTTAGTCACCGAGCTACTGGAAGTAGCGTAACAGTGAAGCTGGATGAGAGGTCTCTTGATAAATCTTTGAGATTTAAGGCTTGCATTATGCTGGTTGAGAAGGTCCACAATGCGCCTCCTTATAGTTCGTACAGTATGTATGTGTCATTTAAGGTCATGGACAAACAGAATGGCCTCATTGTTCCATGCCCACCGGGACACCTCCATATACCTTGCGCTGCAACATTTATAGGGCATTTGTACACCTTTGATTTAGAAGTAGATGTGACTTCCAACGAGCTTTGCTTTGAACTCACAGTCTACAGTAACGAATGGGAGGTAAAAGAATGTGGAGTACTCCAACTCTCTTAA
- the LOC104767318 gene encoding probable disease resistance protein RPP1: MGSFSNDMFAFQFSYGVQFSKLHKLWEGNQPLGNLKWMYLNHSKNLKELPDLTTATKLEELFLVECSSLVEFPSSIGSAVKLQRLYLSDCSRLVELPSSIGNAINLVWLNLIGCSSLVKLPSSIGNATNLQGLYLDMCTGLVELPSSIGNLHKLQTLTLLGCSKLEALPTNINLKSLDTLDLTGCLLLKFFPEISTNIMDLRLMRSAIKKVPSSIKLWSRLLDLEMSYNENLKDYPHALERVTELHLSDTKIQKLPSWVSSFTRLDRLVLKECKKVVSLPQLSDSLSYLKAVNCESLERLDCSFHNPNIRLYFVNCFKLNKEARELIIRTSTNRVVLPGGEVPAHFTYRTTSGSSLTIRLNERHLPTSMRFKACILLFDKSVKEKKVEEVYDRKAMKVSYRIMDRGFSFPCRPTHHYLAPPLKEHLYTFEFEVDVTSNELFFDFQVDRNEAVIKECGVQLQL, encoded by the exons ATGGGATCGTTTTCCAATGACATGTTTGCCTTCCAATTTTCGTACGGAGTGCAGTTCAGCAAACTTCATAAGCTATGGGAAGGAAATCAG ccGCTTGGAAATCTCAAGTGGATGTATTTGAATCATTCCAAAAACCTAAAGGAGCTACCTGATCTCACAACTGCCACTAAACTTGAAGAATTATTTCTCGTTGAATGCTCTAGTTTAGTGGAGTTCCCCTCTTCCATTGGGAGTGCTGTTAAACTCCAAAGATTGTATCTTAGTGATTGCTCAAGATTGGTGGAGCTGCCCTCCAGTATTGGGAATGCCATTAATCTCGTATGGTTGAATCTCATTGGCTGTTCAAGTCTGGTAAAACTCCCATCATCAATTGGAAATGCCACTAATCTCCAGGGATTATATCTTGATATGTGCACTGGTCTGGTGGAGCTACCCTCCTCTATTGGAAACCTTCATAAATTGCAAACGTTGACTTTATTAGGATGCTCAAAGTTAGAAGCTCTTCCTACCAATATCAACTTGAAATCTCTTGATACACTTGATCTCACTGGTTGCttgttgttgaaattttttccaGAGATCTCCACGAACATTATGGATCTTAGGCTCATGAGAAGTGCAATAAAAAAAGTGCCTTCGTCGATCAAGTTGTGGTCTCGTCTTCTTGACTTGGAAATGTCATACAATGAAAATCTTAAGGATTATCCGCATGCTCTAGAAAGGGTTACAGAGCTTCATTTGAGCGatacaaagatacaaaaacttcCTTCATGGGTTAGCAGTTTCACTCGTCTAGATCGCCTTGTGCTCAAGGAATGTAAGAAGGTGGTGTCACTCCCACAACTTTCAGATTCCTTGTCATACCTAAAAGCAGTAAATTGTGAGTCACTAGAAAGACTCGATTGCTCATTTCACAATCCAAATATTCGTCTATACTTTGTTAACTGCTTCAAACTGAATAAAGAAGCGAGGGAACTCATCATCCGGACAAGTACTAACCGTGTCGTCTTACCTGGTGGAGAAGTGCCCGCGCACTTCACTTACCGAACTACTAGTGGAAGTTCCTTGACAATCAGGTTGAATGAGAGGCATCTTCCTACATCCATGAGATTTAAGGCGTGCATCTTGCTGTTTGATAAAAGtgtcaaggagaagaaggtggaaGAGGTGTATGATAGAAAAGCTATGAAGGTATCGTACCGCATCATGGATCGTGGCTTCAGTTTTCCTTGCAGACCTACACACCACTATCTGGCTCCCCCTTTAAAAGAGCACTTGTACACCTTTGAATTTGAAGTGGACGTGACATCCAATGAgcttttctttgatttccaaGTCGATAGGAATGAAGCGGTAATAAAAGAATGTGGGGTACAACTCCAACTCTAA